From a single Andrena cerasifolii isolate SP2316 chromosome 8, iyAndCera1_principal, whole genome shotgun sequence genomic region:
- the LOC143372372 gene encoding uncharacterized protein LOC143372372: protein SYTLAPDTKPGFEWSLDGTNVSSLRRRKVLTDPKSCATSYSSDSTISNLAGTSSTSNPYRYSNLDDKSVKPQKLITYPKITATYPRILPDNKIHPKDLKKIRKIDGRYVKPPPSQPPVFLKCKVKKKPKDDKENTPDVVEGNSLILSTTTDLDIQFSKVNFETLAKFDSRFGNEATTVPESTCQTLKQYCNFEEKKVMRVAPHIRRKDVICDTVDAWSHTNSSQNSSESCRYKPLVFGGTYPIDLPVRPRSALNLTELKGAPNEKSIVKTYDIDVPTDCE, encoded by the coding sequence AGTTACACGCTTGCTCCGGATACTAAACCCGGTTTCGAGTGGTCATTGGACGGCACCAATGTTAGCTCGTTACGTCGGCGCAAAGTATTAACCGATCCAAAGTCATGCGCCACGTCTTATTCTTCTGACTCCACTATCAGTAACTTGGCAGGCACGTCGTCGACCTCTAATCCTTATAGATACTCTAACTTAGACGACAAATCGGTCAAGCCTCAGAAATTAATAACGTACCCAAAGATTACAGCAACCTATCCAAGAATTTTACCCGACAATAAGATCCATCCGAAAGACCTGAAAAAGATCAGGAAAATAGACGGTAGATACGTGAAACCGCCTCCTTCGCAGCCACCCGTGTTCTTAAAGTGCAAAGTTAAAAAGAAACCAAAGGACGACAAAGAAAATACTCCAGACGTGGTAGAGGGGAATAGCTTAATTCTGTCGACGACCACCGACTTAGATATTCAATTCAGCAAGGTAAACTTCGAGACTCTCGCCAAGTTTGATTCGCGGTTTGGTAACGAAGCGACCACGGTTCCTGAGAGCACGTGTCAGACGTTGAAGCAATATTGTAACTTCGAGGAGAAAAAAGTGATGAGAGTAGCCCCTCATATTCGAAGGAAAGACGTGATTTGCGACACGGTGGATGCATGGTCCCACACGAATTCGTCGCAGAATTCTTCCGAGTCGTGTCGGTATAAGCCACTTGTCTTCGGTGGAACGTATCCGATAGATCTACCGGTTAGACCTAGAAGTGCTCTGAATTTAACAGAGCTCAAAGGTGCCCCTAACGAAAAGTCCATCGTTAAAACGTACGATATCGATGTTCCCACGGATTGCGAGTAG
- the LOC143372736 gene encoding thymidylate kinase, protein MPLGRGALIVFEGCDRAGKSTQTKMLIEALNKRNIPAESRSFPNRKTTIGGIIHEFLSKKQEYSPETAHLLFSANRWECKEELLKTLHSGTTLVVDRYAASGAAYTAATTGKSLSWCKEPDRGLPCPDAVIFLKVSKESQQLRGNWGDERFETNKLQQCVASNYEKLKDSTWCVIDADQEKSTIHSQILAKVLDVMQQVKDLPVGTLYNSPA, encoded by the exons ATGCCATTGGGGCGTGGAGCTTTAATAGTTTTCGAAGGGTGTGACAGAGCGGGCAAATCCACACAAACGAAAATGTTAATCGAAGctttgaataaaagaaacattcCCGCGGAATCGCGATCTTTCCCAA ATAGAAAAACTACTATCGGAGGGATAATACACGAGTTCCTGTCTAAAAAGCAGGAATATTCCCCGGAGACTGCACATTTATTATTCTCCGCAAATCGCTGGGAATGCAAAGAGGAACTGTTGAAGACTCTACATAGTGGTACTACCCTTGTTGTTGATAG GTACGCAGCTTCAGGTGCTGCTTACACAGCAGCTACGACCGGCAAAAGTTTATCCTGGTGTAAGGAACCCGATAGGGGACTACCTTGCCCAGATGCAGTGATtttccttaaagtttcaaaagaATCTCAGCAGCTACGCGGTAACTGGGGAGATGAACGCTTCGAAACCAATAAGCTTCAACAATGCGTGGCTTCAAACTATGAAAAACTAAAAGATAGTACGTGGTGTGTTATCGATGCCGATCAAGAGAAATCAACGATACATTCCCAGATATTAGCAAAGGTTCTAGATGTTATGCAGCAAGTTAAAGATCTGCCTGTGGGTACATTGTACAACTCTCCTGCATAA